The Hordeum vulgare subsp. vulgare chromosome 4H, MorexV3_pseudomolecules_assembly, whole genome shotgun sequence genomic interval TCCTCATCTCGACTCCCCAACATCGATCGCCATGGAGACCATCACCGAGCTCAGGGCCCAGCTCCACGCCCACCTCGCCTCCATGTACGCCACGGTGAGTCCCCTCCCTCTCCTGAGTCGTGTGGTTGTGGGTTTTGACTGGCAAGGCAATCCCTGACCTCTCCTGAGTCCTGAGTCCTGACTCCTGACTGTCTCATTGCCGTCATCGATCTAGGGTGTGGTGGATGCGTATTTCCAGGAGCTGCAGGCGCTGGACGAGGGCAGTGCAGCCCCGGGCTACGTCGCCGAAGTCATTGATATCTTCCTCAATGACGGCGACAGCATCCTCAGGGACATCGACGGCCTGCTGTCCGTGTCTTTGTCCACCTACACCACGCCACGTCCATGGCCTCCCTTGTTGTCTCGTCTCTGCTAGATACTGACCTTAATCTGTGATTTGCAGGAACCAGCCCTTGGCCGAGGTGGACTTCCACAAggtggacgccatggtgcagcagCTCAAGGGGAGCAGCTCAACGTACGTATGAATGATGATGATTAGCCTTTCCTTTcttatatataatacatatatcCCCGTCCTTTTTTTCCGATAAAGGGTGTTTTTTATTGACCGTCCATTTTTAATCGTGTGTGTTTCTCCGCTGCATTGCTGCCGTGCGATTCAGATGTGTTTGTAAAGGGCATGCCGATAATGTCGCTTGCGGTGTCGTGTAGTGGACTTAGTTCCATTTCTTGTAACGGAAGTACCGGTATTCATGCCAACGATAATGTTATCAATTTTATAGTACCGCTAACATTTCTGGTATTAACGATATATCACACCAATGGCGGCCTTTTCTACTCGGATGACAGATGTGTCAGGGCAGTGTCGTTTTCGACTATCGTATACACGTAAGTAGAAGAGTTGAGTTTAGTTGTAATTTCAGTTACAGAACTGTCGGCATTATTCCTGTCTATGGCAATCGTCAAAAGAAAGTTTTGTCGTCTTGCGAACATTTCTATTACTACTGAATCTGCCATTCGCTAGCGATAATATTTTAGCTCAGCAATAAAAATGTGTCCTTCAGAAACATTTATGGTATTTAGAGTCGGCTACTCTATGTCACACCATTTGCCCTATTTCTAGTTTCCCCACTGCATCGGCATTATTTCCATTCGGATGTGTCGGTGCATGGAGTGTAACGCGGCTCGTGTTGTATAGCCATAAGAGCTGAATTTATTTGTGCTTTGTGTAAAGGAAATGTCAATGTCCATTCCAATATGCTATGGCTCGGCCATGAACACTTCGCCCTTTTTGTAAATATCTCTAGCACTACCTATGCCGTAAGGCCAACAATTTGTTTCTTTTCTGATtcagcaaacaatttattgtgtTGACAGCCATGATAGAAAATGTctccttgagaatattattttgacAGCCCATGTATGTTTATGTGTAGCAACATACTGTAGAATTTCATAAGATTGAAAATATTATAGTTTTCTCATGTTGCTCTTTTTGGCATGCATGTATCAGTGTTGGGGCTAAGAAAGTGAAACTCGCTTGCATGGACTTCCAACAGTTCTACAcggcaaaaaacaaaaaacagtcAGTATCTCATTATACATGTTGCACAGTAATTATTCTATATTACATGTGTTGCCCAAATCATGTATGCAAGTCGCCCAGCTTATTTCGTCTTGATCTAGACTCTTGTTTATACCGCAACTAAGTTTTGAGAAAGCTAGTATGTTTTCTAGATCCAAACATCAATGTAGCTCAACCATTTAAGTTTAGTTCGATCAACCTTTTCAGAATTTGACAGTTTGGTATTTCTGCATTGTTTCAGATGCCTCATGGCATTGGCTGTTCTTAAGAGTGATTTTTGTGAATTGCGCAACAAGCTCCAGACTTTGATGCAGGTACCACTACCTATGTTATCTTGTGACTTCCAATTTCTCGCCATTATAATAATATTTGGATTGGTTGTATATTACTCAACATAAAAAAGAATAACTTCATattattgttgctgttgctgaAATTTATTTAGCAACATATCTTTTGGTTTTTGAACACTTAATTTGAAGTCTCTGAAGGTCCCATTTGGCCGTTGAATGTTGCTGTCATAATCTTGTCATTAAGTTTTGGCCGTTGAACTCGGTTCCTTATGTTCCCAGATTAAGTAAAGAACAGTTAATATCTGACAAGTACTAGAATAAGATACCGATTATCTTGCAACATCGCTGATTTGAGAAACAATGTAACTTAAGCAACATTTTGCATCGTAGACCAGTCATAATTGTTACTTTATTCTTCATTGATGCAGCTGGAGCAGCAGGTCGCGTCCTTGGATACTATGTGGTAGTACTCAAAGGAAAAAAGAGCATAACCTCGTGAGGTTCCTGGCACGATAGTATgtcgtgtgtgtgcgtgtgtgtgtgtgtatctcTGAAATGGTTGTCCTGTATTGTGTTGGGCTTTGGACAACCACAAGGAATCACACGACAATTCTTGCTTCGGAAGTCGGGGCTCACAAACACCATGTGAATGGAACTTGTTGTCTTTTCTGTCAACTTATGTGTCCGTCAACTCTATATATCTCTGTTGGCTGGTGACATGGTTTTGTTGTGTGTTGCTGGGTTTTTTAATATCTTATGAAATGTTGTGGCCTCCCCTTTCGGTGAGGAGTGGGTGCCTGTCTTGAGATCTCAACTCTCTTTTTTGGCCGGTATAACGAGATATGTTGTTTGTCGGCCTCCTCCCCACCAGAACCTCACATCATCACTGCTGCAACAAACTGTCCGATCTGATGCAAGGTGATGTAACTTTCACGATAGTCGACTAAACAAGTCAAATGACACTCACTCTCGTTCCTTGCTTCTCTTATTCCTTCCCTTCACACTAACCACCATCCTACATAAAACATAAAATAGTTAATTAATGGAACACATCATTCCATAATTGTAACCCCCAAAGTTAAATATAAAATGATAGGTTCCACAAAATGGTGTGATTACATGAAGAAAGGGGTATTTTAAGATGCAGTTTCCCCAGAAAATTACTGCTATTTCAAGATGTAGCCTAAGTAGAAGTGTGGAGCTTAATTGTACTTCATGTACCTGACGGAAGTACCGATATTCATCCAACGCCAATGCTATGGCTCGacgagatattaaaactttgccgTCTTGCGAGCCATCCTAGTATTAGCTAGTGATGTGCTATTCGTCGTAACAACGACAACAGTTTTTCATGTCTGTCGACATTTCTATTCGGATGTGTCACTGTTGTGTCGTTTCCGGTTGTCGTATACACATAAACAGAAGAGCTGAGTTAGTTGTGTTTCATATAACGGAATTGTCGGCATTTCTGCTAGTGCCAATGCTAAAACTCATCAAGAAACTTTGTCATATTGTGAAAAAATCTCGTACCATTGGATGTGATATTCGGCAATGGCAGTATTCTAGGTCAGGCTGAAAATATTTCTTGTAATGATCTCATGTTCTACGCAATGGCAGTGGctgtttttctagtttctcttctacattgATGTTGTCTCTTTTTGGATGTGTCAATGTGGACGTACACGCGTGGGCATCCGGGTCGTTCTGTTTGTGTTGTCGTTTAACCATAATTAAGGGATCCAAATTTAGTCGCGCTTTGTGAAATGGAAATGCCATATTCATGCCGTTTGGCCAGGGAAACTTTATCGCTTTATAAATATATCTAGCACTACTAACTGCTATGGCACATAAGGCCAACATCATGTAGACGGTGTTCAAGGAGTGTCTTGGTTTCTTTGTGTGTTGCTGAGTTTTTTTTAATTATCTTATGAAATGTTATTGCCTCCCCTTTGGGTGAGGAATGGGTGGGTGCCTGTCTTGAGCTCTCAAGTCTCGTTTTTGCCCGGTATAAGGAGATATGTTGTGCATGCATGGTTGCTGCAATTGAGCATTGCTAGCGGCCAATGTTACAAAGCCGCGCTCGCACGCACCGATGCCGCAACCTGCCGATGTTGCAACCACAGAGCTCGTGTAGCCATGGCCGATGCTGCAACCAGAGAGCTCGCCCAcgatgcagcacagcagcagtgGTCGGTCCTTCAACGGGTGCTCACAACGGCTGCACTTGGCTAAAGGCCGAACGAGTGGTCAAACCAAAACGTAGCTGCATGATGGTACGTACGCCATCTCCAAGCTCTTCATTGATGGCGGCCAGCCAGTAGAATTAAGGAGCTAGCACTCTCTGCCAGAAGGCTCCGTGTGTCCAAGCCTCCGTTACCTgcactcctctcctctcctcgtgCATTCCGCCAGCAGCTTCGCTCTGTCCCCCGACGAATTCCGTCCCTGTGATCGCTTCGCCCGCCATGTCGTCGGCCGCCGCACTCAGGAAGCAGCTCAACACCTACGTCGGCCACATGTACGCCACGGTGAGTCGTCCCTCCCCTCAAGTCCTCAACTCTATCTATATATAGCGGCCGTGTGGCTCTGTCTCGCTGACTTGGCGTGATGGATCCATCCAGGGAATCCTGGACGGATATTACCAGCAGCTGCAGTCGCCGGAGGACGAGGGCTTCGTCACGGAGGTCATCAACATCTTCCTCCACGACGCCGACAGGATGCTCAACGACATCACCACCCTTCTGTCGGTACCACCCTACCACCGTGCTCAAGCCCTCTCCTCTTGTTATCGCGTGTTGGCTATTGATTTCGTCTGCCTCcgctttttttttgtgtgtgtgtgtgattccCTCCCAGGAACCTGCCCGTCGTGGACTTCGAAATGGTTGGGGAACTGGTGCATCAGCTGAAGGGGTGCAGCAGCAGGTGATTTGTTTTGTTTACCCACTGCATCCATGTCGATCGTGCGATTCAAATGCGTCTAATGGTGGGCATACCCGTTGTGGTTGTTTCCGCTATCATCTAGCCATAAGTACAAGTGTTGAGCTTAATTCCATTGCGTGTATGGAACAAAAGTACCGGTATTCGTCCAACAGTAATGTTATGGCGTAACAGAAAAGCTTTGACGTCTTGCGAGCCGTTCCGGTATTAGTGATATGCTATTCGGTGTAACGCTGATGACGGTTTTTCTGGTCTGTCCGCGTTTTTATTCGGTTGTGTCGGTGCCGTGTCGTTTGCGGTTTTTGTATGTACACATAAGTAGAAGAGCTAAGTTTAGTTGTGTTTGATATACCGGAATTGTTGGCATTCGTTCCCCGGTATTAGTGATATGTTATTCACTATTCGCGGATGGCGGTTTTTCTGGTATCTTCACATTTTTATTGATGTGCCGGTGCCGTGTCGTTTGCGGTCGTCGTCAAATACACATAAATAGAAGAGCTGGATGTAGTTGTGTTTCATATTGAAATAGTTGTCTGTACTCATTAACGAAAAATTTGTCATCTTGCGCAGTACTATTAAATGTGGTATTCTTCGGCCAATTGTGGTGTCATAGGTTGGCGATAATTGCCATTCTGAAAATATTTCTAGTATTACTGATCTGCTATTCTACGTAACTCCAATGGCTGTTTTTCTAGTTTCTCCCCTACATTTAGGTTATCTCTATTTGGATCTGTCAGCGTACGGTGTATACATCATAGGCATGGGGCGCATGTTGTGTGTGTTGTCGTTTAGCCATAATTAGAAGAGCCGAATTTTGTTGTGTTTTGTGCAATGGAAATGCTGATATTCATGCACTACCATCTACTATCACACATAAGGCCAGTGCTATTGTCTTTCCAGGTTTATCAAACAATTTATGGTGTTGAGAACCATGAAAAATGGCTCCCGGGGATATTATTATGACACCGCAATTATGCTAATGTGATCAACATTCCGTAGCATTTGTTTAGTTTGAGAAATTTCTAATTTCTTTGATCTTGCTCTTTTTGGCATGTATCAGTGTTGGGGCTAGGAAAGTGTACCTTGCCTGTGTGCACTTCCGCCAGTTCTACGAGGCAAAAAGCAAAGAAGGGTCAGTTCTTCGTACCTCATTCTATATGTTGTGCAGTAATTATTCTTTCCTCTCTGTGTTTATCAAATCCCCTTTATGCAAACCTGCCAGTTTATTCTGTCTTTAGCGACACTATTTTTGGCTCATATTAAGCTAATACTCAGAAGAACTAACCTGCTTGTTCACTTCATTCCCAGTTAGGTGATTGATATAACTCACTTCTTTATCTGAGTGTATGCCACTTTGATGATTCTCTTGTAACTTGTTAGCTCTGGACTTCTTTTTATACCGCAACTAAGTTTTGAGATGGCTAGAGTTCTTTCTCAAACAGCGGGTTACAATTTCCGAAGCATTTCAATTTAGCTCAAACCAACCTAGCTAGTATTCTCAAGACATAACCTGCTTTTTCACTTGATCTGCAATCACCTGATTTGTAGAATTTGGTTCATGATCTAAATGTGCTAATGTTTGATGATCCTCTTGTAACTTGTGAGCTTGACTTATATTTATAGCACAACTGGGCTGGTTTGAGCTGTTATTTTTCAAGTACAGGATCAAAATTTCTGAACCATTTCCGTTCAGTTCGCTTGATCTCTCCAGAATTTAACAATATGTGTATGTTTGCATTATTTCAGGTGCCTCATGGCATTGAATGTTCTTAGGGATGAGTTCTATGATGTGCGTGACAAGCTACAGACTGTTATGCAGGTAGTGTCTTAATTGCCTGTGTTGGCTTTTGACTTCCAACTGCTCACAAGTATGGTCATATGTAGGCTGGTTGTATATTCTTTAAGATTAAAAACAAAAATAACCTTGATCTTATTCTTGCTACTACTGAAATTTGTATAGGAATATATTGGTTTCTGGAGCACTTAGTTCGAGGTCTTTGAAAGTCGCATTTTGTTGTTGAATGTTTCTCACCGTGTTTTCTTAGAGGTATAGGGTCGCTCCAAACAAGCAGCTGCATTTCCTTGATTCCCAGCTTAACTTAACCTTTGCCAAGTACCCGAAAAGCATACTGACATAACTTAAGCACCACTGTACTTCATAGACCTGTCATAATCATTAATCTACTTTTCTTTTGATATAGTTAGAGCAGCAAATTGCAGCCTTGGGTCCCAAGTAGCTGTAATCGAAGCCAAAAGAGCATAGCCCCATGTGATCTGACACGATGGGGTGTATGTATCTTTGAAGATGTCTAGGCAGCGTTCAGCGGTTGCTGGGCTTTGGAGGGGGCGCGTGGAATCACATGACAATTCTTGCTTCGGCACTCCGGGCTCGCGACCACCCTGCAGATGGAACTCGTTGTCTTGTGTGTCGATATGTTTGTGTGTCAACTCTATAGACTTGTGTGGCGTGGATGGCCGGCCCGAGGGGCCCGGGCTATGCGTAAACTTTATACTTGGTTGGTTGCTTTTTGGCTTAGTTTTGTTGCATGTTGCTTGCTCTTTTTCATTACCGTCTTGTGAAATGTTGTTTCCGCCCCCATTATTCTATTCTTTTTTTTGCAGGAACTCCATCCGTTTATTCACGGCCTAAACAAAAGTCATAAGGGAAATGTTGTGAGCCGGCTCGTGAATCTCACAAGATGTTGcttcaacgcccacaaaaccaaCCCCCGCACAAGATGTGGGCCTCGCACGACCCTCCCCTCTCCTTGCCTTGTCCATTCCTTggtcttttcttttgctttttcttCTACGTACCTCCAGCCGCCACATGCACTGCTTTCCACAACCACGATTTTCTCTCCTCCACGCTGCTCACGAGCCACCACATGATCCCTTCACCGGCTCCCATGGTCACTGCAACCAGTAGCTGTCAGCGGGGGAGAAAGGGGGCTCCGGTGCTACCACCTTATTTTTTGCTGCGACCGGAGTGTGGAGATGTTGTAACCAGAGTCCACGCTTGCTGCAACCAGAAGCTGTCAATGGCGAAGATGATGAGCTCCGATGTTGCAACcagagatttttttttttttttgctggaACCAGGCGCCAGTAAGGCTGCAACTACTGTTGGCCGGTGCTGGAACCGGATAACGCCGAGTTTCTTTTTGCTGGAACTGGCAAAAAAATGTTGGAACCGGCAAGATTTTTTGCTGCGTGGACAGGTGAGAGTTCTTGCAATGACGGCGACGGCGCCGTGTTTTGCTGCAAGCAAGGATAATTTTTGTTGGAACCGACATGTGTTTTTGCTGTGGCCGGCAAAACCAATGGAGTTTTCGTTTTTGGCTGGAACTTTTTTGTTTCCAGATCGCTTGCCATGACGAAAGGGAGAAAGGAGGATGGACCCGGATCTCACGGTTGTAACAGGGCAAATCGGCCGATAGGGCAGCGACCGTCCCAAATTTGGACCGATTGACCGGTGCATGTCACCCCTCAAGTAAGAAACGTGGGAATAACTGTCACCGGACCGCAATAAGTAGTATTCAAGATTttctataaataaataaagtaatgTGCAAGAATACCATTGctgttttcctttttctagcaacAGAATACCAATGCTGTTTTGGAAGCTCATTAATGGCTGCCAAAACCCCTCCCTGCGTGAGAGAGACTTGTGAGTCCGCTATATAACCTGCACTCCTCTCCCGTCCTCGTCCACTCCGCCGCCCCCAACCACGAATCGATCTCCCCCTCCGCCCACGCCTTCTTGCGTCGTCGGACTCCAGCGCGCACCTCATTGGCATGGCGGCCGCCGCGCTCAGGGCCCAGCTCAACGCCCTCATCGGCTCGATGTTCGCCACTGTGAGCCGAGCCCCATCCCCTCCCTTCCCTTCCCCTCCGATCTAGCCGCCGCCGTGTGCTTGTGGACTTGAATCACTGGGCTGGATCGCCGGGTTTGGCTGCTTGGCTAACTTCAATTACCTCTGGTACGTGTCATCATCTAGGGCATCGTGGACGAGAATTTCCAGTATCTCCAGTCGGTGGAGCAGGAGGGTTTCCTCGCCGAGATCCTCAACCTCTTCTTCCACGACgccgacaaaatcctcaacgaagtCGTCCTCCTGTTGTCCGTGCCGCCGCCCCCTATCTCCCCCTCTGGTCCTGTTATCTCATACATGTTGGGTATTGATTTTCGTGTCCTCTGCTTTGTTTGTGATTCGCAGGAATCAACCAGTGGTGAATTTCGGCAGGGTGGGAGCACTGGTGCATCAGCTCAAGGGGTGCAGCAGCAGGTGATGACCATGATAAACCCTTCATTTCCCCAACCCATTTTTAAGTGTCGATGTCGTGGGGGAGAAAAATGGTCGACGTCGTGCAATTCAGATTTGTTTGTCATAGGATGCATTTGCGTTGTCATATATCTGAAAGTAGAGGAGACGGGTCTCGTTGTGTTTCGTGCAACGGAAGTGCCTGTTATGTGTCGACGAGGATAACGTGGTCGTCTTGCGAATGTTTCTGGTATATATTAATGATATGCTATATGTTCAGCGTAACGCCGATGGCGGTTTTCCTCGTATGTCAATGGTATTGGTGTTCCTTCTATTCAGGTGTGCCTACACATCAGGGACATGTTATTCATGTCGTTTCGGGTAACCATATTTGGAAGAGTTGGATTTAGTTGTGTTTTCTATAGTAGAATTGCCAGTATTATTGCCTAGTGGCAATAATCTAGCTCGGCAAGGAAAAACCTGCCGTTTTGTGAACATTTCGGGTATTAGTAATTTTCTATTCTACACAATGTCAACCGTTTGGTTTTTTGGTTTGTCCACGACATcaatattatttctatttaattgtGATTGGCAGACACAAATTTTGTCGTGTGTGCGGTTGTCGTATAGCCATACATAGAAGGGTTGAATTTAGTTGTCTTTCGTGTAACAGAGATATCGGTATTCACGTCAATCAAAATGTTATAGTTCGGCAAGGAAAACTTTGTCGTTTTACAAATTACTGTTGAATCTACTTTTCAGCCAATGGCATGATTCTAGTGTGGCAATGATAAATTTGCCGTTCTGCAAACAATTCTAGTATTGATTATATGCTATTCTACGTAATTCCAAttatcttttttgtttgtttctggTATCGATTTTGTTTCTATTCATAGGCATATGGCTTGTGCGGTTGGCGCTGTCATATAGCCATAACTAAAAGGGTCAAATTTAGTTGTCTTTCGTGACTCTGCGCGAAAAACTTTGtcgttttgtaaatatttctggTACTACTATAGTCTGCTATTGCACATAAGCCCAATTATTTCTAGTTTATCAAATAGCCTATTGTGTTGACAACCATGACAGGAAATAACACCTTGAGAGACTATTGTGACCTCGCAAGTATGCTTATGTGTATTAACGTGTTGCAGCATGTAATAAGTTTGAGATGTTTCTTGTTCCCTAATAAGCGCTTTTTGGAATGTTTTCAGTGTTGGTGCTAAGAAAGTGACTCTCTCCTGCATCCACTTCCGTCAGTTTTATGAGGCAGAAAGTAAAGAAGGGTTAGCACTCGGTACCTTATTACATTTGTTATGCAGTAATTATTCTCCACTATGTATTGTTTAAATTGTGCATGTAAAGCTGCAAGCTGATTTTGCATATTTAGCTCATACGAATCTTGTATTCTTAAGAACTAACCTGCTTATTCACTTCATGTGCAATGACGTGATTGGTAGAACTCGGTTCATTATCTGAATGTGCTAATCTTTGATGATTCTCTTGTAACTTGTGGGCTCTAGGCTACTATATATAGATAGCATAACTGAACTCTGAGTACGAGATGACTAGAGCTTTCTTTTTCAAAAAATGGTTACATTTCAGTTCAGTTCGCTTGAGCTCCTAAAAATTTGACAATGTGCATGTTTACATCATTCCAGGTGCCTCATGGCATTGGCTCTTGTTAGGAACGAGTTCTACGATGTGCGCAACAAGCTCCAGACTATGATGCAGGTAGCACCTTATGTGCCTACATTGGCTTCTG includes:
- the LOC123448323 gene encoding uncharacterized protein LOC123448323, with the translated sequence METITELRAQLHAHLASMYATGVVDAYFQELQALDEGSAAPGYVAEVIDIFLNDGDSILRDIDGLLNQPLAEVDFHKVDAMVQQLKGSSSTVGAKKVKLACMDFQQFYTAKNKKQCLMALAVLKSDFCELRNKLQTLMQLEQQVASLDTMCGQCYKAALARTDAATCRCCNHRARVAMADAATRELAHDAAQQQWSVLQRKAPCVQASVTCTPLLSSCIPPAASLCPPTNSVPVIASPAMSSAAALRKQLNTYVGHMYATGILDGYYQQLQSPEDEGFVTEVINIFLHDADRMLNDITTLLNLPVVDFEMVGELVHQLKGCSSSVGARKVYLACVHFRQFYEAKSKEGCLMALNVLRDEFYDVRDKLQTVMQLEQQIAALGPK
- the LOC123450964 gene encoding histidine-containing phosphotransfer protein 2-like, which codes for MAAAALRAQLNALIGSMFATGIVDENFQYLQSVEQEGFLAEILNLFFHDADKILNEVVLLLNQPVVNFGRVGALVHQLKGCSSSVGAKKVTLSCIHFRQFYEAESKEGCLMALALVRNEFYDVRNKLQTMMQLEQQIAAMGPH